One Anthonomus grandis grandis chromosome 12, icAntGran1.3, whole genome shotgun sequence DNA window includes the following coding sequences:
- the LOC126742892 gene encoding GTP-binding protein Rheb homolog — translation MPSPKQRKIAIMGYRSVGKSSLSIQFIEGQFVDSYDPTIENTFSKTVRVNSQDYEIRLMDTAGMDEYSLFPSQYSIDVHGYVLVYSITSIKSLEVVKAIYDKLLDITGKVQVPVVLVGNKTDLHLERQVSSSDGKKLAEEWGAIFLETSAKENLSVSDVFHLLLTEIEKSNGNSGDKSNCLIS, via the coding sequence atgccTTCTCCAAAACAGAGAAAAATAGCTATTATGGGCTACAGGTCTGTGGGAAAATCATCACTAAGTATACAGTTTATTGAAGGGCAGTTTGTTGATTCCTATGATCCTACTATAGAGAATACTTTCTCCAAAACTGTTAGAGTAAATTCTCAAGACTATGAGATTAGACTTATGGATACTGCTGGTATGGATGAGTACTCATTGTTTCCTAGTCAATACAGTATAGATGTCCATGGTTATGTCTTAGTATACAGCATCACTAGTATCAAGTCTCTGGAAGTGGTTAAAGCAATTTATGACAAACTACTAGATATTACTGGAAAAGTGCAAGTGCCTGTTGTTCTAGTAGGAAACAAAACAGACCTTCATTTAGAAAGGCAGGTGTCTTCAAGTGATGGAAAAAAACTAGCAGAAGAATGGGGTGCAATTTTCTTGGAAACTTCAGCGAAAGAGAACTTATCTGTTTCTGATGTATTTCATTTGCTTCTTACTGAAATTGAAAAATCCAATGGCAATTCAGGTGATAAATCAAATTGCTTAATATCCTAA